Part of the Rhizobium viscosum genome is shown below.
TCCGCACTCATGAAGCGCAGGAATAGGATGTAGCCGAGAGCGCGGCAAATTTTGCCTCGAAGTCGGCCGCGATTTCGTCCAGCGTCACGCTGCCCAATCGCCGCAGGAGCAGCGCCTGTGCCTCCTTCATCGCATCCTCGAGAGCGGCATTCACGGCCTGTTCCACAAGGCATGTCGGCTGGTCGTCGGCCGGGCCGATGGCGAAGAGATGCGGTTCGCCTATGGCGCGATAGACATCGAGCAGCGTGATTTCCGACAACGGGCGCACCAGCGTCCAGCCCCCGCCATGTCCCTTTTCGGAACGGACATAGCCCTGTTCTCGGAGGCCGGCCATGGTGCGGCGCACGACGACGGGATTGGTGTTCAGCATTTTTGCAATCATTTCGGAGGTTGCGGAATGCTCATGCCGATTCATGTGGATCAGCACGTGCAGCATGCGTGAAAGGCGGCTGTCATTGCGCATGAAGTTCTATTCCTGTCGATCGAACGGGCCATTATCACAAGTGGATCGTAACAAGACAAGTGACATGATGCTTGACTGCGCTATTTCATGTAACTTATGTTGATCCATGATTGAGGCGGCGTCAAAGGAGAGGTCCATGCCATTCGAGGCCATTGTCATCGGCGGAAATTTCGCCGGCCTGTCCGCGGCAATGCAGCTTGCCCGGGCGCGACGACGGGTTCTGCTTATCGATGCGGGCGCGCCGCGCAATCGATTTTCGCAGGCGTCACATGGCTTCCTGGGCCAGGACGGCCAGACGCCGGCGGCGATCATGCGGGAGGGAAAGCGGCAGCTTTCGCTTTATCCGAACATCACCATCCGCGACGGGGAAGTTGTTCAGGCGCGTGCCGATGGCGATGAATTCGTGATCGACATCAAGGGCGGTGGCCAGGAAAGGGCCGCGCGTATCGTGCTGGCGACCGGCATAAGCGACACGCTGCCTGAGATCTCCGGCCTGCGGGAGCGATGGGGCCGCTCCGTGCTGCACTGCCCCTATTGCCATGGTTATGAGGTAAGCGGCGGCAAGCTCGGTGTGCTCGCAAACCATCCGCAATCGGCACATGCGGCCATACTCATTCCCGACTGGGGAGAGACAACCTATTTCACGCAGGCGCTGTTCGAGCCCGACGAAGAGCAACTCGTACGGCTGACCGCTCGTGGCGTACGGATCGAACACAGCCCCGTTGCGGAATTATTGGGCGATAGTCCCAAGCTTGAGGCCGTTCGCCTCGCCGATGGCCGAGTCGTGCCGCTGGATGCTGTGTTCGTCGCTCCGAAAACGGCGATGGCGAGCCCGATTGCCGAACAACTCGGTTGTGTCTTCGACGATGGTCCGTTCGGTCCGCTCATCCGGACCGGAGATAACAAGGAAACCACCGTCAAGGGTGTCTTTGCCGCCGGCGATGCGGCAAGTGCCATGCATAACGCCACGCTCGCGTCCGCTTCCGGCGTGCTCGCCGGTGTACATTGCCATCAATCGCTGGCGATGCAGTCTGCCCGATAGTTCTTCTTCGGTCTAAGGCAGGAACAGCACGTCATATTGATCGAATGCGCCCGGCAGATCACGGACTTTCATCTCCTTCTCGCCGTCCTCGAAGACCACGAGGCAATCCTCGTAGAAGCTGGCGAGCGTGTGAATGAAGGCTTTCGTGCCCTCCTGGCCGTAAAAGAGCGGCGTGAATTCCATATAGAGAGGCGCCCGGCGGGCAAGCAGCGGCAGCATCGAGCGGCAGGCAACCGGTTCGTAACCCTCGATATCCATCCAGACCAGGCCAATGGCCGCCTGGTCGATGCCGAGTCCGTCGAGGATGCCGGTCACGGATCGCACCGGAACGGTGATCTTCCGGTCGCTGGCGCTCTGGCGGATGGCGCTGCTCTTGCCGTGATTGGCGCCGTTCAGGAAGAAGTCGATCTGGCCTTCACCTTCGCCGGCGGCGCAGTTGACGAGGCGCACCGTGTCGATAAGGCCGTTCTGGCGGATATTCTGTTCCAGAAGGCGGAAATTGCGCGGGTCCGGCTCGACGCTGACGATTCCAGCAAATGCGCGGGCAAGCGCAAAATAGACTGTCTGTGTGCCGATATTGCCGCCGATCTCCAGCAGCATGCTGTCCTTTTTCAGCAGGCCGCGCTCGCGCAGGATCACGAGCAGCCGGTCGACGGCCTCGCGTTCGAAATGGCCCTTCCGGAAGACCTTGCGGCCGATATAGTCGGCAGGTGAAAAACTCATCAGGTGATCGCCGGCATCGACCGTCATCGAGGTGACGCGCGGCCCGATATTCTCGATCAGCAGCCGGCGGCCAAAGCGGGTATTGAAGACACGTGTGACCAGCACATTGCGCGCCTTGCGCAAACGGCGCTTCCAATATTTGCCAGTAAGCCATGCTTGGCCGGACATTATTGTTTTTCCTTGAGCGGTACGGCGGCGTTCTCTCTTGGAATGACATAGACTTTCAAGGGGAGCGCCCGGCCTCGCACATTGATTTCGCAGCTTTCGACAGTTTCCGGATCAATGCCTGCGCGCATCGCGACCGGCTCGGAAATGACGATTGCAGCGTTGAGGTCCTTGGCCGCGGTCTCCAGACGGCTTGCCACATTGACCGTATCGCCGACGGCAGTCAGGCTGCGCACGCGCCCGTAGCCCATCGTGCCGACGACTGCCGGGCCGGCGTGGATGCCGATAACGATCTGCAGCGGCAAAGGCAGTTCGTCGGAAAGTTCGGCGGCAAGCTTTTCCACCTCGGCAACAATCGCGGTTGCGGCTGCCACAGCCTGCCGACAGGCTTCCTCAGGCGTGGTGTTGAGGCCGAAGAGTGCCATGGCGCCGTCGCCGATGAATTTGTCGAGCCGTCCGCCGGCCTGCTCCACCGCCTTGCCGACGATCCCGAAATAGCGGTTGAGTAGGAAGACGACGTCGAAGGGCAGGCGGGTTTCGGTCAGCGTGGTGAAATGGCGCATGTCGCAGAAGAGCACGGCGATCTCGCGCTCGCGGCCGGGGCTGGTTTCCTGGCTGTTGGCGGGAAGGGCAGCCTCTGTCTGCGGGACGAGCAGCGGCGCGACGGTCAAGTCCTTATCCGGGCGGAGCTGACAGGCGAGGCGTACATCAGCTGCCGCATTGATACGCTTCAGCGTCGTCTGCTCCAGCTTGTCGGGCGGCGGCAGGGTCCAATAATCGCTGAGGATCTGCACGCGGCAGGTGGAGCACTGGCCCTTGCCGCCGCAGACCGAATAATGCGGCAGGCCGCCAAGCCTGCTTGCCTCCAGCACTGTGAAGCCGCGTGGCACGCGCACCGTCTCGCCGCCAGGATAGTGAACCGCGACCTGGTTGGCGCGCTCTTTCAGCCTGCGGCGCGCCCGCGCCAGGATGACGAGGGCAAGCGCTGCGGAGAAGCTGCCGTAAAGCCCGGCGCGGATCGTCGCGATTTTCTCACGCGCCTCAGGATCGTTGTAATAGCGGGTATTGATGGTTTCTTCGTAGTGGCCGGATTCTGACTCGATGTAGGAAGGATCGGAGAGCGTGCGGCCCATCTCGACGAAGCCGAGCAGCGCCAGCACCGGCAGGAGGATGGCGATCGCCAGAAGCAGCGATGAGGAATTGTCGTACCAGGGCCGATAGCGAAGCCAGAAATGGATGCCGATACAGCCATGGATCCAGACGGCGAGCAGTGCGAATGTCTGGCGTACGCCGTTCTGCGGTGAGTTGATCCAGAGCGTGCGAACGATCGTCTCGTAATTGTCGGTATAGCTGTAGAGCGCATGGACGATGCGTGTGCCGATGACATGGTCGATGAGCAGCAGCGGAATCAGAAGGCCGAGAACGATCTGTGCCATCTCGTTCTTCGGCATGACGAGGCTGCGGCGCATATAGAGCCCACGCAGCACCAGCGTCATATGGACGAGGACCGAGCCGTAGAAGAGAAGGGTGCCCAGTGGATTGCGCCAGATCGCCAGAAACAGCCGGCGCGCGTCATCAGCTGCCGTCAGCGAAACGAGCCCCAACGCATGGTTCGACATATGCAGGATGATGAAGACGAACATCACAAGGCCGGAACCAAGTCTGGCCTTCCTGATCGTGCGCTCCGAAAAAATCCCTGTGGCCCAGACCGTGGTCATCAATTCCTGTTCTTGAAGCTCAAATCGCAAATGCACTAGAGAAGACGAAAAAGGGCGGAATTATCGTCTCGTCTAATCACGATCGCTTCGGTATGCCTGCCTGTATCGTTCAAGGATAGTGACAATAGCGGAAATTTTCGCTTACGGCGCGAGCGCCGATTGGAAACACACTGTCACAAACGGAGTGTCGCGATGCGGATCGCTTTCTACGCGCCGATGAAATCGCCTGATCATCCCGTGCCCTCTGGCGATCGGTTGATGGCGCGGCTGTTGATCCGAGCGCTGGAAATGGCCGGTCATTCGGTCGAGGTCGTGTCCGAATTCCGTGTCCATGCCGGCACGCCGGAGGCGGCGGTGGATGTGCTGGTGACGGCGAAAGATGAGCTTCAACGGCTGCAGCGTAAATGGCGGGACGAGCCGAAGCCGGAACTCTGGTTCTGTTACCATCCCTATTACAAGTCTCCGGATCTCTTCGGGCCCACCATCGCGGAGCAATTCGCCATTCCCTATGTCACGGCGGAAGCCTCCTATTCGCGCAAGCGCGACGGGATGGGCTGGGCCTCCTTCCAGAAACCGGTCGCTGACGCGATCCGGCAGGCGGCGATCAACATCGCCTTTACCGAACGCGATCGGAAAGGGTTGGAAGACGTCTTTCCCAAAGCGCGTATTGCCGAAGTAAGACCTTTCATCGACACAGTGCTCTTCGAGGCGATAACGCCCGCTCCCGATCCGCAACGCCTGATGACCGTGGCCATGATGCGGGCGGGTGACAAGATGGCGAGCTACAAGATGCTCGCTGCGGCACTACGCATGATCGAGGATCGGCCCTGGACGCTCGGCATCATTGGCGACGGTCCGCTGAGGGCTGAGGTGCAGGCGATGTTTGCGGGCTTTGCGCCCGATCGTATCGACTGGCTCGGCCAGAGGGAGCCGGAAGAGATAGCCGACCTGCTTTCGAAGAGCGGCATCTATGTGTGGCCGGGCTGCGGCGAAGCCTATGGACTTGCCTATCTCGAAGCGCAGGCGGCGGGGCTTCCCGTCGCGGCGCAGAAGACTGCCGGTGTGCCTGCTGTGGTGGAAGCCGATACGACCGGGCTGTTGACGCCTGATGGCGATATAGAAGCCTATGCGCGGGCCATTGCCGGACTGCTGGATGACCGAGGGCGCCGTGACGTCATGGCATCCGCTGCCCGCCGCTTCGTCCTCAACGAGCGTTCGCTTGCCGGCGCGTCTTATGAACTGGATTTGATCCTACGCAATCATGCAGGAGCAGCACATGATCGATAGCAGCATCCGCGAGCCGTTGTATCGGGAGCTGGAGCGCTGGCGCGACGCCGGCCGTGTGGCGCGGCTCTGGCTGCGGGATGACGACGCAATCGAGCCGACGGCGGCATTGGAACGACTGCTCGCCGAGACGAAAAACTACGGCATCCCCGTCACGCTTGCGGTCATCCCGGCCCTTACGGGCGCACCGCTCGCTCAACGGCTTGCGGACGAGGCGCATGTCAGCGTGGCGGTTCACGGCTGGGCGCATCACAATCATGCTGGACCTGACGACAAGAAGCAGGAACTCGGTGGATCACGTCTGGAAGAAACGATTCTCGGCGAGCTCTTTGAAGGCTTCCTGAAACTGAAGGATCTCTATCCGGCACGCTTTCTCACGATGCTGGTTCCGCCTTGGAACCGGATTGACAAGGGTCTCATTCCCAAGCTGCCGGCGCTCGGTTTCGAATCCCTTTCCACTTACGGACGCGTCAAGGGGGAAGGCCCGCTCGCCATCGTCAACTCCCATGTCGACCTAATGGACTGGCACGGCACACGTGGGGGGCGGCCGATGGCAGACCTGATCGGCGAATTGGTCGGGGAATTACGGGACAGGTTCGAGGGCAGCAGCGAGCCGATCGGTGTTCTCGGGCATCATCTGGTGCATGACGCGGCGGCCTGGGATTTCCTTGCCGAACTCTTTGAGGCGACGGCGGGCCATCCCGCGGTGGAATGGGTTTCCGCTGCCGCACTCGTCAAGGATCAGACTTCGACGACCTGATTGTCGCGGGCCGCGAAGGCGCCGGCAAAAGCGGCCTGCGCCTCGCTTTCCATGACGGCAAGCTGCTCATCGGTACGCGAGGGTGCATGATGGAACAGGGCGAAGCGTTTTGCGCCTGCCATCGTCGCAAGTTCAGTGCCGTGCTGCCACGTGGAGTGGCCGAAGCCCTTGAAGCGCTGCATCTCGTCTTCGTTGTAGGTGCAGTCGTAGACGACGAGATCGGCATCCTTCATCATCTCAAGCGCCACCGGATCATGGGTACCCGGAATGTGCTCGATGTCGTAGATCAGCGCCACGATGCGTCCCTTCCAGTGGATGCGATAACCGATCGCCCCGCCCGGATGGTTCAGCATGTAGGTCTGCATTTCGACGCCTTCATGCGGGGTCAGCGTCTGACCCGCATGGAAATCGCGGAAGTTCATCGTCGCCTGACAGATATCGGTCTTTACCGGAAACCAGGGTGGGCTGATGAACTGCTCGACCATCTCGCGCGTGCTCATCTTGCCATCCAGATGGCCGGACCAGATGTTGACGTTGATCGACGGGTAATAGATCGCCTTGAAGAATGGAAGGCCGATGATGTGGTCGTAATGGCAGTGACTGAAGAAGAGATCGACATCGCGGACTTCGTCGGCAATGAGCGACAGGCCAGCTTCACGCAGGCCTGAGCCTGCGTCGAACAGCATCCGGTGCTCGCCGCAGCGGATTTCAATGCAGGAGGTGTTGCCTCCATATCGGTCGAATTCCGGGCCTGAGACGGGGATGCTTCCCCGCACGCCCCAAAATTTTACCTGAAACAGATCGTTACTCATTTTCCTTCAAACCAGCTTTCCCGCTTCGTCATCGTAGTCACCATCGAGCCCGATGCGAAGCTGCAGAATTCCACGGGTTTGCCTATATCCCCTCGCGCTCTTCTAACGGCTAGCCGAAGAAGAAGTAGATTTTCCTAAGCAATCGGCTTTTGGCTCAGAATGCAAGCCGGTATGGTTCGTTTTCTGTAAACGTTCCGGCATATGCGAGGTTGCGACATCTCCCGCAGGATCATGCATCTTAAATGGTTGCGCGCGACCGAAAATGCAAATTCGTTGCTTTTGGCGGTGTCGAAGCCGCAAAACTGCATGAAACGCCAACGTTCCCTTCTTGAGAAGATATTGTCATAAAACCGAAATAAATCTGTCGCCAAGCTGTCATTTGGGGTGCCTAAATGTCGCCATACTTTCTTTAAAGCGACATTTGGTCTGCCCATGAACGCCCCCTCAATTCGATCGTCCTCTGCCGTTGCCGCGGTGGGTCTGGAATTGAGTTACGGGGCGGCGCAGATTCTCAAAGGCATTGATTTTTCTCTGGAAAAGGGCAAGACGCTGGCGTTGCTCGGCCCTTCGGGCTGCGGCAAGACCACGCTGTTGCGGCTGGTTGCCGGCCTGCTTGCGCCGACCAGGGGTGCCGTTTCGATTGCCGACACTGTGGTTGCCGATGGCGCGACTGGCGCTTTCGTTCCGCCGGAGCGGCGCGGGCTTGGAATGGTCTTTCAGGATTATGCGCTCTGGCCGCATCTGACCGTCGGCGGCAATGTTTCCTTTCCGCTTGAAATGCGTGGCGTCGGCAAGGCCGAGCGCCAGGCCCGGACGATGCGTGCGCTGGAGCGCGTCGGCCTTTCTGCCTATGCAGACAGGCGGCCGAGCGATCTCTCCGGCGGCCAGCAGCAGCGCGTGGCGATTGCGCGCGCCATCGTCGCCGAGCCGCAGCTCATCCTTTTCGATGAACCGCTTTCCAACCTTGACCGCGAACTGCGCGAAAACATGGTGGGTGAGCTCGCCGAACTTATATCCACACTCGGCCTGACGGCGATCTATGTGACGCATGACCATAGCGAGGCGCTGACGCTTGCCGATGAAGTCGCGGTCATGCGCTCTGGTCTGATCGAGCAGCTTGCCCCGCCCGACGACCTGATCGAGCGGCCGGCGACGCCCGAGGTTGCCGACTTCCTGCGGCTTGGCTGCCTTGCCGATATCGAGCGGCGCGGGCCGGCCTGGCATTTCAAGGGCAGCGAGATCGTGCTTACCGAAGCTGCAGGCATTGCCGGTGACGGCGCTCGCGTGCTGATCCCGGTCGCCTGCATCTCGGCCGGTGAAGCCTCTCCCGATCGACTAGCTGCTACCGTGCTGCGTTCGCAGTTCCGCGGTGACGGGCATCTGGCAAGCGTTTCGCTCTCCGGCCTGCCCGGCCTGGAATTGCAGGTTCTGAGCCGCGCCAAGCTGCGCGCCGGCGAGACGATCGGCCTTTCGATCGACGCCACACAAATCCGTTGGTTTCAGCAGGAAATACACCAATCCATAGAGGAGAAATTGGAGCATGTTTAAGTCATTGAAGAGCATCACTTTTGGCGTTGTCGCCATAGCCCTGACGGCTGGCGTCGCCCATGCCGACGTCACCGTTTACACCGCTGGTCCGCAGAGCCTGATCGACAAGCTTTCGGCTGGCTTCACCAAGCAGAGCGGCGTCAAAGTCAATGTTTTTCAGGCAACGACCGGCAAGGTCATGGCCCGTATCGAAGCTGAGGCCGCCAATCCGGTTGTCGACGTCGTCATCTCGGCTTCCTGGGATACGGCAAACGACTTCGCCAAGCGCGGCTGGCTCGTCAACTATTCCAGCCCGAACGCCGCCAAGGTTCCGGACTTCCTGAAGTCCGAAGGTGCCGTCGCACAGGGCATCTCGGCTCTCGGTATCGTCTGGAATTCCAAGAGCGGCACGCCGAAGCCCGCCGAATGGGCTGACCTGACGAAGCCGGAATACAAGGACCTCGTCAACATTCCGGACCCGGCACAGTCAGGCTCCTCATTCGAACTGAC
Proteins encoded:
- a CDS encoding Rrf2 family transcriptional regulator, with the translated sequence MRNDSRLSRMLHVLIHMNRHEHSATSEMIAKMLNTNPVVVRRTMAGLREQGYVRSEKGHGGGWTLVRPLSEITLLDVYRAIGEPHLFAIGPADDQPTCLVEQAVNAALEDAMKEAQALLLRRLGSVTLDEIAADFEAKFAALSATSYSCAS
- a CDS encoding NAD(P)/FAD-dependent oxidoreductase; this translates as MPFEAIVIGGNFAGLSAAMQLARARRRVLLIDAGAPRNRFSQASHGFLGQDGQTPAAIMREGKRQLSLYPNITIRDGEVVQARADGDEFVIDIKGGGQERAARIVLATGISDTLPEISGLRERWGRSVLHCPYCHGYEVSGGKLGVLANHPQSAHAAILIPDWGETTYFTQALFEPDEEQLVRLTARGVRIEHSPVAELLGDSPKLEAVRLADGRVVPLDAVFVAPKTAMASPIAEQLGCVFDDGPFGPLIRTGDNKETTVKGVFAAGDAASAMHNATLASASGVLAGVHCHQSLAMQSAR
- a CDS encoding FkbM family methyltransferase, producing MSGQAWLTGKYWKRRLRKARNVLVTRVFNTRFGRRLLIENIGPRVTSMTVDAGDHLMSFSPADYIGRKVFRKGHFEREAVDRLLVILRERGLLKKDSMLLEIGGNIGTQTVYFALARAFAGIVSVEPDPRNFRLLEQNIRQNGLIDTVRLVNCAAGEGEGQIDFFLNGANHGKSSAIRQSASDRKITVPVRSVTGILDGLGIDQAAIGLVWMDIEGYEPVACRSMLPLLARRAPLYMEFTPLFYGQEGTKAFIHTLASFYEDCLVVFEDGEKEMKVRDLPGAFDQYDVLFLP
- a CDS encoding adenylate/guanylate cyclase domain-containing protein; translation: MTTVWATGIFSERTIRKARLGSGLVMFVFIILHMSNHALGLVSLTAADDARRLFLAIWRNPLGTLLFYGSVLVHMTLVLRGLYMRRSLVMPKNEMAQIVLGLLIPLLLIDHVIGTRIVHALYSYTDNYETIVRTLWINSPQNGVRQTFALLAVWIHGCIGIHFWLRYRPWYDNSSSLLLAIAILLPVLALLGFVEMGRTLSDPSYIESESGHYEETINTRYYNDPEAREKIATIRAGLYGSFSAALALVILARARRRLKERANQVAVHYPGGETVRVPRGFTVLEASRLGGLPHYSVCGGKGQCSTCRVQILSDYWTLPPPDKLEQTTLKRINAAADVRLACQLRPDKDLTVAPLLVPQTEAALPANSQETSPGREREIAVLFCDMRHFTTLTETRLPFDVVFLLNRYFGIVGKAVEQAGGRLDKFIGDGAMALFGLNTTPEEACRQAVAAATAIVAEVEKLAAELSDELPLPLQIVIGIHAGPAVVGTMGYGRVRSLTAVGDTVNVASRLETAAKDLNAAIVISEPVAMRAGIDPETVESCEINVRGRALPLKVYVIPRENAAVPLKEKQ
- a CDS encoding glycosyltransferase family 4 protein, whose amino-acid sequence is MRIAFYAPMKSPDHPVPSGDRLMARLLIRALEMAGHSVEVVSEFRVHAGTPEAAVDVLVTAKDELQRLQRKWRDEPKPELWFCYHPYYKSPDLFGPTIAEQFAIPYVTAEASYSRKRDGMGWASFQKPVADAIRQAAINIAFTERDRKGLEDVFPKARIAEVRPFIDTVLFEAITPAPDPQRLMTVAMMRAGDKMASYKMLAAALRMIEDRPWTLGIIGDGPLRAEVQAMFAGFAPDRIDWLGQREPEEIADLLSKSGIYVWPGCGEAYGLAYLEAQAAGLPVAAQKTAGVPAVVEADTTGLLTPDGDIEAYARAIAGLLDDRGRRDVMASAARRFVLNERSLAGASYELDLILRNHAGAAHDR
- a CDS encoding polysaccharide deacetylase family protein, whose product is MIDSSIREPLYRELERWRDAGRVARLWLRDDDAIEPTAALERLLAETKNYGIPVTLAVIPALTGAPLAQRLADEAHVSVAVHGWAHHNHAGPDDKKQELGGSRLEETILGELFEGFLKLKDLYPARFLTMLVPPWNRIDKGLIPKLPALGFESLSTYGRVKGEGPLAIVNSHVDLMDWHGTRGGRPMADLIGELVGELRDRFEGSSEPIGVLGHHLVHDAAAWDFLAELFEATAGHPAVEWVSAAALVKDQTSTT
- a CDS encoding MBL fold metallo-hydrolase yields the protein MSNDLFQVKFWGVRGSIPVSGPEFDRYGGNTSCIEIRCGEHRMLFDAGSGLREAGLSLIADEVRDVDLFFSHCHYDHIIGLPFFKAIYYPSINVNIWSGHLDGKMSTREMVEQFISPPWFPVKTDICQATMNFRDFHAGQTLTPHEGVEMQTYMLNHPGGAIGYRIHWKGRIVALIYDIEHIPGTHDPVALEMMKDADLVVYDCTYNEDEMQRFKGFGHSTWQHGTELATMAGAKRFALFHHAPSRTDEQLAVMESEAQAAFAGAFAARDNQVVEV
- a CDS encoding ABC transporter ATP-binding protein produces the protein MNAPSIRSSSAVAAVGLELSYGAAQILKGIDFSLEKGKTLALLGPSGCGKTTLLRLVAGLLAPTRGAVSIADTVVADGATGAFVPPERRGLGMVFQDYALWPHLTVGGNVSFPLEMRGVGKAERQARTMRALERVGLSAYADRRPSDLSGGQQQRVAIARAIVAEPQLILFDEPLSNLDRELRENMVGELAELISTLGLTAIYVTHDHSEALTLADEVAVMRSGLIEQLAPPDDLIERPATPEVADFLRLGCLADIERRGPAWHFKGSEIVLTEAAGIAGDGARVLIPVACISAGEASPDRLAATVLRSQFRGDGHLASVSLSGLPGLELQVLSRAKLRAGETIGLSIDATQIRWFQQEIHQSIEEKLEHV
- a CDS encoding ABC transporter substrate-binding protein produces the protein MFKSLKSITFGVVAIALTAGVAHADVTVYTAGPQSLIDKLSAGFTKQSGVKVNVFQATTGKVMARIEAEAANPVVDVVISASWDTANDFAKRGWLVNYSSPNAAKVPDFLKSEGAVAQGISALGIVWNSKSGTPKPAEWADLTKPEYKDLVNIPDPAQSGSSFELTAALGGQDDWKLFKALQANGAIIAGANADALNPVLQGAKAVVFGAVDYIALAAQKKGENIEVVFPKSGTVIAPRPAMIMNWSKNQDDAKKFIDYMLSDEGQALVAGEMLMPSRTDVAASRPLISDLTLLKYDTAAVYGKRKETLKTFADLYGAK